In a single window of the Blastopirellula retiformator genome:
- the rplU gene encoding 50S ribosomal protein L21 — MYAIIKEDGKQIKVEEGQELRLDYRADVTAGDELTFGSVLCVSGDDGVKLGKPVLDGASVTAEVVGVVQGPKLVIQKFRRRKNSRRKTGHRQLYTKVKIGKISV; from the coding sequence ATGTACGCGATTATCAAAGAAGACGGCAAGCAGATCAAAGTTGAAGAAGGCCAGGAACTCCGTCTGGACTACCGTGCTGACGTCACCGCCGGCGACGAATTGACCTTTGGGTCGGTTCTGTGCGTCTCGGGCGATGACGGCGTGAAGCTCGGCAAGCCGGTCCTCGACGGCGCCTCGGTCACGGCCGAAGTCGTCGGCGTCGTCCAAGGCCCGAAGCTGGTCATCCAGAAGTTCCGTCGCCGCAAGAACTCGCGTCGCAAGACGGGTCATCGCCAGCTCTACACCAAAGTCAAAATCGGCAAGATCTCGGTCTAA
- a CDS encoding BBP7 family outer membrane beta-barrel protein, with amino-acid sequence MLVSRFPAALALTLSASGLFAAPVNLDQPSSLDRPSYFAPEKSPAQLWRQDNHPVSLTEDAPAPKVPPADKMYAESLEPGLLAPSAEMYGAGDCSTGSCYDECFQDCFCPTWFAYAGALAMTKDRGNEVWLSNDGGDFSARVMGSEAAAMGWNAGYELRFGRTFACSNWAWEVDYWAVRGTNEHTVTNAGLVGALDTPLDTNFQGLSYNGSNVDAYYNNAQAHRLQRSYDFYNIELNVFQDPTLYTNRCGGGCFQFGALAGLRYFKFREAFSFSTDPSDYNFTGTDDELHYNIDVDNNLIGAQLGMIMNYNWNCWNFYAKTKFGAYGNAISQNSVMYGNLGTAYIDNAMSPNNGRAYNVSGSKGRVSFLGELDLGAEYQVTKRFSMNIGYRVVGVSGVALATEQIPQNFEDLGIVASTPSNGDVILHGGYLGGQFVW; translated from the coding sequence ATGTTGGTTTCTCGATTTCCAGCCGCGCTGGCGCTGACGCTTTCGGCGTCCGGTTTGTTTGCGGCGCCCGTCAATCTCGATCAGCCCAGTTCGCTGGATCGCCCGAGCTATTTCGCCCCCGAGAAAAGCCCGGCCCAACTGTGGCGACAAGACAATCACCCCGTCTCGTTGACCGAAGACGCCCCGGCCCCCAAGGTCCCGCCGGCGGACAAGATGTACGCCGAGTCGCTGGAGCCCGGCTTGCTCGCTCCTTCGGCCGAGATGTACGGCGCCGGCGATTGCTCGACCGGCAGCTGCTATGACGAGTGCTTCCAAGATTGCTTCTGCCCGACCTGGTTCGCCTACGCCGGCGCCCTGGCGATGACGAAAGATCGCGGCAACGAAGTCTGGCTATCGAATGACGGCGGCGACTTCAGCGCTCGCGTGATGGGTTCGGAAGCGGCGGCGATGGGTTGGAACGCCGGATACGAACTTCGCTTCGGTCGTACGTTCGCATGCAGCAACTGGGCGTGGGAAGTCGACTACTGGGCCGTTCGCGGTACCAATGAGCACACCGTCACCAACGCCGGTTTGGTTGGCGCCCTCGACACCCCGCTGGACACCAACTTTCAGGGTTTGAGCTACAACGGCAGCAACGTCGACGCTTACTACAACAACGCCCAGGCTCACCGTCTGCAGCGTAGCTACGACTTCTACAACATCGAATTGAATGTGTTTCAGGATCCGACGTTGTATACCAACCGCTGCGGCGGCGGCTGCTTCCAGTTCGGCGCCTTGGCCGGTCTGCGTTACTTCAAGTTCCGCGAAGCCTTCTCGTTCTCGACTGACCCGAGCGACTATAACTTCACCGGAACCGATGACGAGCTGCATTACAACATCGACGTCGACAACAACCTGATCGGCGCCCAGCTCGGCATGATCATGAACTACAACTGGAACTGCTGGAACTTCTACGCCAAGACGAAGTTTGGCGCCTACGGCAATGCGATTTCGCAGAACTCGGTCATGTACGGTAACCTCGGAACCGCCTACATCGACAACGCGATGAGCCCCAACAACGGTCGGGCGTACAACGTCTCCGGCAGCAAGGGTCGCGTCAGCTTCCTGGGCGAGTTGGACCTGGGCGCCGAGTATCAGGTAACCAAGCGATTCTCGATGAACATCGGCTACCGCGTGGTCGGCGTCTCGGGCGTCGCCCTGGCCACCGAGCAGATTCCGCAAAACTTCGAGGACCTGGGGATCGTCGCCAGCACGCCCTCCAACGGCGACGTCATCCTGCACGGCGGTTACCTCGGCGGACAATTCGTCTGGTAA
- a CDS encoding YcxB family protein: MTTHPNPFQSPCESGEAIPADAPLVVDGTITSRDAFAAYLLFMLNGKNLAAILIVLAMGTPLLMHGWNLNEALRALIANAEIGICGVVLAILYYFVSPHWRLVRRQLRETSSYQRLTIGETGILCESENSAIQYPWSQISRWRSNRKVLLIPTTTAQLLIVPAHFFESEAAYREAKSRIQRGVQFAASAPSPESLPETTPSQDSSNPEIIIASGENTWGELLLCYWHLLWLPIALFIAIFTAHATAGLLLSVLLLFLVNPQPYIPIAGLLLLVTGMLGVLAALYLHAIHRYYNAHVAGVMRRWKITGESLNESTPIERSRIPWNDITKLTESETRLTFIQHRHAHCLARRFFQNEEDWRQVVEWARQSQL, from the coding sequence ATGACGACGCACCCAAATCCTTTCCAATCGCCATGCGAATCGGGCGAAGCGATACCTGCCGATGCTCCCCTGGTCGTCGATGGAACGATTACCTCTCGTGACGCATTCGCAGCGTATCTTCTCTTCATGCTCAACGGAAAAAACCTCGCCGCGATCTTAATCGTCTTGGCGATGGGAACGCCCCTGTTGATGCACGGCTGGAATCTCAACGAAGCGTTGCGGGCGCTGATCGCCAACGCCGAAATCGGAATTTGTGGCGTCGTCCTGGCCATCCTGTACTACTTCGTTTCGCCCCACTGGCGCCTGGTTCGTAGGCAACTTCGAGAAACCTCCTCTTACCAACGGTTGACGATCGGTGAGACTGGGATCCTCTGCGAATCGGAGAATTCGGCAATCCAATATCCCTGGTCGCAAATCTCAAGGTGGCGCAGCAATCGCAAGGTCCTGCTGATTCCGACGACAACCGCCCAACTGCTCATCGTTCCGGCCCACTTCTTTGAGAGCGAAGCCGCCTATCGCGAAGCCAAGAGCCGAATTCAACGAGGCGTCCAATTCGCCGCTTCGGCGCCATCGCCAGAATCACTGCCCGAGACGACGCCATCCCAAGACTCGAGCAATCCGGAGATCATCATCGCTTCCGGAGAAAACACCTGGGGCGAGCTTCTCCTCTGCTATTGGCATCTCCTCTGGCTGCCAATCGCCCTCTTCATCGCGATCTTCACGGCCCATGCTACGGCTGGTCTCCTGCTCAGCGTGCTGTTGTTGTTCTTGGTCAACCCGCAACCGTACATTCCCATCGCGGGATTGCTGCTCCTGGTCACGGGAATGTTGGGCGTCTTGGCGGCGCTCTATCTGCATGCGATCCACCGCTACTACAACGCACACGTCGCCGGGGTAATGCGACGCTGGAAAATCACCGGCGAATCGCTCAATGAATCGACGCCGATTGAGCGGTCACGCATTCCGTGGAATGACATCACCAAGCTAACGGAATCGGAAACGCGTTTGACCTTCATTCAGCATCGACACGCCCACTGCCTTGCTCGGCGATTCTTTCAGAATGAGGAAGACTGGCGACAGGTAGTCGAATGGGCGCGACAGTCGCAGCTATAA
- a CDS encoding flavodoxin family protein, whose translation MCKILVLYHSNSGNTAKMAHEVASGAKEVTGAAVRLLPIEEATSGDLDWCEGIALGSPTNYGTVSWQMKKWWDEQPIENWGKRDGRIGCAFSSAASWGGGQELTCMTLNTILINYGYLVFGVTDLTGPQHTLHYGAIQAGEPRQDKEIAGCRRLGRRLAEWVAVFFHGRHDLHPLEQGYDRFGHLKSGDA comes from the coding sequence ATGTGCAAGATTCTCGTCCTCTACCACAGCAACAGCGGCAACACCGCCAAGATGGCGCACGAGGTCGCCAGCGGCGCCAAGGAAGTGACCGGCGCCGCGGTCCGCTTACTGCCGATCGAAGAGGCGACTAGCGGCGATCTCGACTGGTGCGAAGGGATCGCGCTGGGCAGCCCGACCAACTACGGCACCGTCAGTTGGCAGATGAAAAAGTGGTGGGATGAGCAGCCGATCGAAAACTGGGGAAAGCGCGACGGACGAATCGGCTGCGCGTTCAGCTCGGCCGCGTCGTGGGGCGGCGGACAAGAGCTGACTTGCATGACGCTAAACACGATTCTGATCAACTACGGCTATCTCGTCTTCGGCGTAACCGACCTGACCGGCCCGCAACATACGCTCCACTACGGCGCCATCCAAGCCGGCGAACCCCGCCAAGACAAAGAGATCGCCGGCTGCCGCCGTTTAGGCCGCCGCCTGGCCGAATGGGTCGCCGTCTTTTTCCACGGGCGACATGACCTGCATCCGCTGGAGCAAGGATATGATCGGTTTGGCCATTTGAAATCAGGCGACGCGTGA
- a CDS encoding HPr family phosphocarrier protein — protein sequence MTHQQATRRVEIKNRQGLHARPADAFVKLANQFQSEIEIERDTLRVSGKSILDLLTLVAEQGVQLTIIASGPDAEAAVDALAALVDSFVEEDEQPDTQPD from the coding sequence ATGACCCACCAGCAAGCGACTCGACGAGTTGAAATCAAGAATCGGCAGGGACTCCATGCGCGTCCCGCGGATGCATTCGTCAAATTAGCGAATCAGTTTCAATCGGAGATTGAAATTGAACGCGACACGCTGCGTGTTAGCGGGAAAAGCATCCTTGACCTGCTGACTCTGGTCGCCGAACAAGGGGTGCAACTGACCATTATCGCAAGCGGCCCCGACGCAGAGGCTGCGGTCGACGCCTTGGCAGCGCTGGTCGATTCGTTCGTCGAAGAGGACGAACAGCCTGACACTCAACCTGACTGA
- a CDS encoding PTS sugar transporter subunit IIA → MKFADFICVNGIKPEIAAQDKEGVIRELAESLVAAGAIQAENVDGIIKAIMKREELGSTGIGRGIAVPHTKHPSVETLVGTVGVSSEGVEFSSLDGEKVHLFFLLVSPPDRPGDHLRALENISRQLRDDMFCKFLKQSKTIPDIQQLLEEADNNQFGS, encoded by the coding sequence GTGAAGTTTGCTGACTTCATTTGCGTAAATGGGATCAAACCCGAGATCGCCGCCCAAGACAAAGAAGGGGTCATCCGCGAACTCGCGGAGAGCCTGGTCGCCGCTGGCGCCATCCAAGCCGAGAACGTCGACGGCATCATTAAAGCGATCATGAAGCGGGAAGAGCTGGGCAGCACGGGCATCGGCCGCGGCATCGCCGTTCCGCATACCAAGCACCCGAGCGTCGAAACGCTGGTCGGCACCGTCGGCGTAAGCTCCGAAGGGGTCGAGTTCAGCAGCCTGGACGGAGAGAAAGTTCATCTCTTCTTCCTGCTGGTATCGCCGCCGGATCGCCCTGGCGATCACCTGCGGGCGCTCGAAAACATCTCGCGCCAGCTGCGGGACGACATGTTCTGCAAATTCCTGAAGCAGTCGAAGACGATCCCGGACATCCAACAACTGCTGGAAGAAGCGGATAACAACCAATTCGGCTCGTAA
- the hpf gene encoding ribosome hibernation-promoting factor, HPF/YfiA family, whose protein sequence is MQVNISTRHGHLSTDSQETISEKVMKLTRLFERITSVDVTVDLEHSDKPGVELRVTAERTADFVAHDSCSSLLGALDNAIHKMEQQLRKHKERLKDHRGPGLKDQAAASSPDSEA, encoded by the coding sequence GTGCAAGTCAACATCTCCACGCGACATGGCCATTTGAGCACCGACTCGCAAGAGACGATTTCCGAAAAGGTAATGAAGCTGACCCGCTTGTTTGAACGCATCACTTCGGTCGACGTTACGGTCGACCTGGAGCACAGCGACAAGCCGGGCGTGGAATTGCGCGTGACGGCCGAACGAACGGCCGATTTCGTCGCTCATGACAGCTGCTCGAGCCTTCTCGGCGCACTGGATAACGCAATCCACAAGATGGAACAGCAACTCCGCAAACACAAAGAACGGCTGAAAGATCACCGCGGCCCCGGTCTGAAAGACCAAGCCGCCGCTAGCAGCCCCGATTCCGAAGCCTAA
- a CDS encoding Rne/Rng family ribonuclease, with protein sequence MKKEMLINVSQPEECRIAIVEDGILEEFYLERTSQDNYVGNIYKGVVVNLEPSIQAAFVDFGVGKNGFLHISDVEPQYFRQGGYDPAEQLDDDFGGSYGGASAADFSDDDEKESGDDGDDSSDDEAQAEGEEGDAPPKAPQPRGRGQRRPQRRQRPGMRPRVKPPIQEIFKRGDEVLVQVIKEGIGSKGPTLSTYISIPGRYLVLMPALGRVGVSRKIEDDQVRRRLRSTLLELNPPKGLGFIVRTAGQERNKKELSRDMAYLLRLWKVIVRRLKNSVGPCDIYEESDMIIRTIRDIFSSDVDSIYVDSESAYERAKEFLQLVMPRHVNRLKKYESKDPLFHKYRLDEEIARINQREVPLRRGGSIVIDQSEALVAIDVNSGNFRYDGTAEEAAYQLNMMAAKEIARQLRLRDLGGVVVNDFIDMRREKHRRNVERALRDSVKRDRARTKILKTSPFGLIEMTRQRIRPSLKRSVFKDCPCCKGRGVVKSAESMAIEVVRMLLAAAHHDGASHVTIRVNDEVATYLNNKKRRELARIEEDTNIVVQIYGSESFYPEHLEVECVDADGRRLHFDDRPSGNGSRH encoded by the coding sequence ATGAAGAAGGAAATGCTGATCAACGTATCGCAACCGGAAGAATGCCGGATTGCGATCGTCGAGGACGGAATCCTCGAAGAGTTCTATCTCGAGCGGACCAGCCAAGACAACTACGTCGGCAACATCTACAAAGGAGTCGTGGTCAACCTCGAACCGAGCATTCAGGCCGCCTTCGTCGACTTCGGCGTCGGCAAGAACGGCTTCCTTCACATCAGCGACGTCGAACCGCAATACTTCCGCCAGGGCGGCTACGATCCGGCCGAACAGCTCGACGACGACTTCGGCGGCAGCTACGGCGGCGCCTCGGCGGCCGACTTCAGCGACGACGATGAAAAAGAGAGCGGCGACGACGGCGATGATTCGTCCGACGACGAGGCTCAGGCCGAAGGAGAAGAAGGGGACGCCCCGCCGAAAGCTCCGCAACCGCGAGGTCGCGGCCAACGTCGCCCGCAGCGTCGCCAACGCCCCGGCATGCGTCCGCGCGTCAAACCGCCGATCCAAGAAATCTTCAAGCGCGGCGACGAAGTCCTCGTCCAAGTCATCAAAGAAGGGATCGGCAGCAAAGGCCCGACCCTGTCGACCTACATCAGCATCCCGGGCCGCTACCTGGTATTGATGCCCGCTTTGGGCCGCGTCGGCGTTTCCCGCAAGATCGAAGACGATCAGGTTCGCCGCCGCTTGCGTTCGACCCTGCTCGAGCTGAACCCGCCCAAGGGGCTCGGCTTTATCGTCCGCACCGCTGGGCAAGAGCGAAACAAGAAAGAGCTGTCGCGCGACATGGCTTACCTGTTGCGGCTCTGGAAGGTGATCGTCCGCCGACTGAAGAACTCGGTCGGGCCGTGCGACATCTACGAAGAAAGCGACATGATCATCCGGACGATTCGCGACATCTTCTCGTCCGACGTCGATTCGATCTACGTCGACAGCGAATCGGCCTATGAGCGGGCCAAAGAGTTCCTGCAGTTGGTGATGCCGCGGCACGTCAATCGCCTGAAAAAATACGAGAGCAAAGACCCGCTCTTCCACAAGTATCGCCTGGACGAGGAAATCGCCCGGATCAATCAGCGCGAAGTTCCGCTCCGCCGCGGCGGTTCGATCGTGATCGATCAGAGCGAGGCCTTGGTGGCGATCGACGTCAACAGCGGCAACTTCCGCTATGACGGCACCGCCGAAGAAGCCGCCTACCAACTGAACATGATGGCCGCCAAAGAAATCGCCCGCCAACTGCGACTGCGAGACCTGGGCGGCGTGGTGGTCAACGACTTCATCGACATGCGCCGCGAAAAGCACCGCCGCAACGTCGAGCGGGCTCTGCGCGACTCGGTCAAACGCGACCGGGCCCGGACCAAGATCCTGAAGACCAGCCCGTTTGGTCTGATCGAGATGACCCGCCAGCGGATTCGTCCCAGCCTGAAGCGGAGCGTCTTCAAGGATTGCCCCTGCTGCAAAGGCCGCGGCGTGGTCAAATCGGCCGAGAGCATGGCGATCGAAGTGGTCCGCATGTTGCTGGCCGCCGCCCACCACGATGGGGCGTCGCACGTCACGATTCGGGTCAATGACGAAGTCGCGACCTACCTGAACAACAAGAAACGCCGCGAACTGGCCCGGATCGAGGAAGATACCAACATCGTGGTTCAGATCTACGGCAGCGAGTCGTTCTATCCAGAGCACCTGGAGGTCGAATGCGTCGACGCCGACGGCCGCCGTCTCCACTTTGACGACCGCCCCAGCGGCAACGGATCGCGCCACTAG
- the ptsP gene encoding phosphoenolpyruvate--protein phosphotransferase, translated as MRILQGIAVSQGVAIGEAVVIDDKGYRIPRRFIARGAVDAEMSRLEAAFAAVGAQIEQSRVEIAGEIGQQYGAIFSAHLQMLQDAKLRTEIDHLVKQRHYSAEYAVTRALGKYSKFFEQLPNAYLRERANDVHDIERRLMTQLIGNRREALEEIKSPAVVLANNLTPSETANLNREMVLGFVTEVGGPGGHTAIVAEALEIPAVVGVGDFLNDISGGDLVIIDGDQGRVIFNPDDETIARYEQEVEEHRSLAARLDLLRDLPAELLSGEHINLYANIEFPHEVDACQQRGAEGIGLYRTEFLYLGQDQEPTEEDHYQVYAKVVQDMGGSPIVIRTLDLGADKIARGVGESRVAESNPFLGLRSIRLSLRNISLFRTQLRAILRASMLGEIHVMFPLVSTLHELRQAKMLLTDIMEDLDEEGIPYDRNLKIGMMVEVPSSVIMLDHFAKEVDFISIGTNDLVQYTLAVDRSNKEVAALYNNCDPAVLRLIEMTVRLAKEADIKTTLCGQMGGNPIYAMLLIGLGLRSLSITPSAIPEIKKVCRSVSLAQCEEVARRVREMENAREIKRYLREEVRRAVPELLM; from the coding sequence ATGCGTATCCTTCAAGGTATCGCCGTTTCGCAAGGAGTCGCCATCGGCGAGGCCGTCGTCATTGACGACAAAGGGTATCGCATTCCTCGCCGATTCATCGCTCGCGGCGCCGTCGACGCCGAGATGAGCCGCCTGGAAGCCGCCTTTGCCGCCGTCGGCGCTCAGATTGAGCAAAGCCGCGTCGAGATCGCCGGCGAGATCGGCCAGCAATATGGCGCCATTTTCTCGGCCCACCTGCAGATGTTGCAGGACGCCAAGCTCCGCACTGAGATCGACCATCTGGTCAAACAGCGGCATTACTCGGCCGAATACGCGGTCACACGGGCGCTGGGCAAGTACAGCAAGTTCTTCGAACAGCTCCCCAACGCTTACCTTCGCGAACGGGCCAACGACGTTCATGACATCGAACGCCGCCTGATGACCCAGCTAATTGGCAATCGCCGCGAAGCGCTCGAAGAGATCAAATCGCCGGCCGTCGTGCTGGCCAACAACCTGACCCCCAGCGAAACCGCCAATCTCAACCGTGAGATGGTGCTCGGTTTTGTGACCGAAGTCGGCGGCCCCGGTGGACATACGGCGATCGTGGCCGAAGCGCTCGAAATTCCGGCCGTGGTCGGAGTTGGCGACTTTTTGAACGACATCTCCGGGGGCGACCTGGTGATCATCGACGGCGACCAAGGCCGGGTGATCTTCAACCCCGACGACGAGACGATCGCGCGTTACGAGCAAGAGGTCGAAGAACACCGCTCGCTGGCGGCCCGGCTCGATTTGCTCCGCGATTTGCCGGCCGAACTGCTCAGCGGCGAGCACATCAACCTCTACGCCAACATTGAATTCCCTCACGAGGTCGACGCCTGCCAGCAACGCGGCGCCGAAGGGATCGGGCTCTACCGGACCGAATTCCTCTACCTGGGGCAAGACCAGGAGCCAACCGAGGAGGATCACTACCAGGTTTACGCCAAGGTAGTTCAAGACATGGGGGGCTCCCCGATCGTGATCCGCACGCTCGACTTGGGCGCCGACAAGATTGCCCGCGGCGTCGGCGAGAGCCGCGTCGCCGAGTCGAACCCCTTCCTGGGACTTCGCAGCATCCGGCTGTCGCTTCGCAATATCTCGTTATTCCGTACGCAGTTACGAGCGATCTTGCGAGCGAGCATGCTAGGGGAAATCCATGTGATGTTCCCCCTGGTCAGCACCCTGCACGAATTGCGGCAGGCGAAAATGCTGCTGACCGATATTATGGAAGACCTGGACGAAGAGGGGATTCCGTACGACCGAAACCTGAAAATCGGCATGATGGTCGAAGTCCCATCTTCGGTGATCATGCTCGATCATTTCGCCAAGGAGGTCGATTTTATCAGCATTGGCACGAACGACCTGGTCCAGTACACCCTGGCGGTCGATCGTAGCAACAAAGAAGTAGCGGCGTTATACAACAACTGCGACCCAGCAGTCCTCCGTTTGATCGAAATGACGGTCCGTCTGGCGAAAGAAGCCGACATCAAGACGACCCTTTGCGGCCAAATGGGGGGAAATCCAATCTATGCCATGTTGCTGATTGGGCTCGGTTTGCGTAGTTTAAGTATCACGCCGAGCGCCATTCCCGAGATCAAGAAGGTGTGCCGAAGCGTTTCTCTCGCCCAATGCGAGGAAGTCGCCCGCCGCGTCCGGGAAATGGAAAACGCCCGAGAAATCAAACGCTACCTGCGTGAGGAAGTCCGCAGGGCCGTACCCGAATTATTGATGTAA
- the sppA gene encoding signal peptide peptidase SppA, with protein sequence MDNGQTPPAPQPIVIKQGGGWAIRIIAFLGWMGLIFAGLIILVQLAATAQYFNEEDGVTEKFYSGDKLASDKIALIRVEGLIMQGEGYIRNQIELAQKDKDVKAVVLRVDSPGGSVSASDYIYHHLNELREEREIPLVVSMGSSATSGGYYVAMAVGDEKDVIYAEPTTITGSIGVIIPHYDITGLLEEYHIKDDSIASHERKQMLSMTRTMTPDQRDLVQGLVNDMFTRFKDVVKTGRPAYVEDPEKLNELATGEIYMADQAVDLGLVDKIGFVEAAIGRAAELADLDVKKTRVVSYTKPTSLFSLGSATAASPTQSLMKAVIDTTSPKAYYLDSSLPALTAGMAAAQ encoded by the coding sequence ATGGACAACGGACAAACTCCTCCCGCCCCGCAACCAATCGTCATTAAGCAAGGGGGCGGCTGGGCTATTCGCATCATCGCCTTTCTCGGCTGGATGGGTCTGATTTTCGCTGGCCTAATCATCCTCGTACAGTTGGCCGCCACCGCGCAGTACTTCAACGAAGAAGATGGCGTCACCGAAAAGTTCTATTCGGGCGACAAGCTCGCCTCGGACAAGATCGCCCTGATCCGGGTCGAAGGCCTGATCATGCAAGGGGAAGGGTACATCCGCAATCAGATCGAATTGGCCCAAAAGGATAAGGACGTCAAAGCCGTCGTCCTGCGGGTCGACTCTCCCGGCGGCTCGGTCAGCGCCTCGGACTACATTTATCACCACCTGAACGAATTGCGGGAAGAACGCGAGATCCCGCTGGTCGTCAGCATGGGCTCGTCCGCCACCAGCGGCGGTTACTACGTGGCGATGGCGGTTGGTGACGAAAAAGACGTCATCTACGCCGAGCCGACGACGATCACCGGCTCGATCGGCGTGATCATTCCGCACTACGACATCACCGGCTTGCTCGAAGAGTATCACATCAAAGATGACTCGATCGCCAGCCACGAGCGGAAGCAGATGCTCAGCATGACCCGTACGATGACGCCGGACCAGCGCGACCTGGTGCAAGGCCTGGTCAACGACATGTTCACCCGCTTTAAGGACGTGGTCAAAACGGGGCGTCCCGCCTACGTCGAAGATCCGGAGAAGCTGAACGAACTGGCGACCGGCGAGATTTACATGGCCGATCAGGCGGTTGATCTCGGCCTAGTCGACAAGATCGGGTTTGTCGAAGCGGCGATCGGCCGGGCCGCTGAACTGGCCGACCTGGACGTCAAGAAAACCCGCGTCGTCTCCTACACCAAGCCGACGTCGCTCTTCAGCCTCGGCTCGGCAACCGCCGCCAGCCCGACGCAGTCGCTGATGAAGGCGGTGATCGACACGACTTCGCCCAAGGCGTACTACCTCGACTCAAGCCTGCCGGCGCTGACCGCCGGGATGGCCGCGGCGCAGTAA
- a CDS encoding YcxB family protein, whose protein sequence is MSSGAGENPFASPTVEHDGVAPTGDAILAEGTFTQRDLKATYRALVYNWRITAILATVSLVVFAGLLNPLSGRYWAVGTVVYPLFCLLPLAVVLEVLFYVKTYWRTQNAELAKEPEPQRIVLDEQGIHFQSSRMKSLLPWTRFSRLQARSRILVIVARPFGFISLPAHYFESRDAFRAAKRLIIEQLALARTAPPPEITSDEQYVDAEIPGAISCAGTLTQREFYATCWLMVRRALLINFVVIGGVFGFSLYVAVVELAANRPQNLYISVMLLIGAALSSIRWIRYYLGIRRTYRDITSRIRTRWTITDEKLSAVSETFTLNIAWDEINRVVFRDDMLLLVYQKTQGFTLPRRFFQNEEDWRQVVEWARKLH, encoded by the coding sequence ATGAGTAGTGGAGCAGGGGAGAACCCGTTCGCGTCGCCAACAGTCGAGCATGATGGCGTCGCACCGACCGGCGACGCGATCCTGGCCGAAGGAACCTTTACGCAGCGCGATTTGAAGGCGACTTATCGTGCGCTCGTCTACAACTGGCGAATCACCGCCATTCTTGCGACCGTCTCGCTCGTCGTTTTCGCCGGGCTGTTAAATCCGTTGTCGGGTAGATACTGGGCCGTGGGGACGGTGGTCTATCCGCTCTTCTGCTTGCTGCCGTTGGCGGTCGTGCTCGAGGTTTTGTTCTACGTCAAAACGTACTGGCGAACGCAGAATGCGGAACTGGCGAAAGAGCCGGAGCCGCAGCGGATCGTGCTGGACGAGCAAGGGATTCACTTTCAATCGTCTCGCATGAAGTCGCTCCTCCCCTGGACGCGGTTTTCTCGGCTGCAAGCGCGGTCGCGGATATTGGTGATCGTGGCCCGGCCGTTTGGCTTCATCTCGCTGCCGGCTCACTACTTTGAAAGCCGCGATGCGTTTCGCGCCGCAAAGCGGCTGATCATCGAGCAGTTGGCGCTCGCCAGAACGGCGCCGCCGCCAGAGATCACTTCGGACGAGCAATATGTTGACGCCGAAATCCCCGGCGCCATCTCCTGCGCCGGAACCCTGACGCAGCGCGAGTTCTACGCCACGTGCTGGTTGATGGTCCGCCGCGCGCTTCTGATTAACTTCGTGGTGATCGGCGGAGTGTTCGGGTTTTCGCTCTACGTCGCCGTGGTCGAACTGGCCGCCAATCGGCCGCAAAACCTGTATATCTCGGTGATGCTGTTGATCGGGGCGGCCCTCTCATCGATCCGCTGGATCCGCTACTATCTCGGCATCCGGCGAACCTATCGCGACATCACCAGCCGCATCCGCACGCGGTGGACGATCACCGACGAAAAGCTGTCGGCCGTCTCCGAAACCTTCACCCTGAACATTGCCTGGGACGAAATCAACCGCGTCGTCTTCCGCGACGACATGCTGCTGCTGGTCTACCAGAAGACGCAAGGCTTTACCTTGCCGCGGCGGTTCTTCCAGAATGAGGAAGACTGGCGGCAGGTAGTTGAGTGGGCGCGAAAGTTGCACTAA